TAGAGCGATTACTTCAACTTCCAGTAAATCCCAGCCCTGGCGGATGCTCAGTTTGACACCGGTAGTGACTTCCTTGCTGGCTTTGACCCGCTGGCCATCGGCGTGGACTTTTCCACCTTCGATCGCTTGCTTGGCAATACTGCGAGTCTTAAAGAAGCGCGCGGCCCAGAGCCACTTATCGATACGTACTTTTTCCATGGTTTCCTTGTGAAATCAGGCGGACCCGGTGTCCAGTCTGCTGCGGTTAAAAGCCATGATCTCATCAAAATGATGGATCGCCGGGAAGTTGGTGATTTCCCGTTTGGGCCCGCGGCTATCCGGTTGGCGAATACACAATAGGTGGGCGATACCGTAGTCCTGGGCCGCGCTCAGAACAGATTGGTTATCGTCGACAAACAGGGTGTTTTCCGGATCAAATTCCAGGTTATCTCGCAGGGAGTCCCAGAAATTGGCACTCTCCTTGGCATGCCCATAATCATGGGAGGAGATGATGCCGTCAAACCAGCGGTCGATACCGGTGATCTCCAGCTTGTGATCCAGCCCTTGACGGTGCGCATTGGTCACAAGGTAGGTGGGCTTTTGCAGTTGTTGCAGGCCGCTCAGAAACGCCTCAGCGTGAGGGCGCAGGGCGATGCGGGTCTCGATCTCGCGCAATATGCTGAGGATATCCAGCTCCAGTTTTTCCGCCCAGAAGTCCAGGCAGTACCACTCCAGAGTGCCGCGGCGGGCATTGATCTCAGCCTCGAGCTTCAGCTGGGCTTCCTGTGGGTCAAAGCCGTGGACTTCAGCGTAGCGCTTGGGCAGGTGCGTGAGCCAAAAATGATTGTCGTAATGCAAATCCAACAGGGTGCCGTCCATGTCCAGCAATACGGTATCGATACTTCGCCAATCGAGCATGGGAGCTATGTACCTCTTTGAAATGGGGCGGGAAGACAAGTTTAGTTGGCTTGCCACTGCCTTCCCGGATCGTTTGCATTATGCCTGGGCGCGGCGGATTCCGTACAGGATACACAGTTGCGCACTGTAGTAGGTGAGCATGATAGCGGCATCGGCTAGCGGTAGAGGGGTGATGAACTTGTTAATAGCAATCAATGTATCTGAAGTCATAAAGATGACAGCCCCGGCAAATAGCAGGGTGGAGTCGCCCTTGTGCATTGCGGCTGCGACCGCCATGGCGAGGATAGCCAACAGGTACGCTAATACCGGCGGGGCTAAATCCCCAGCAGCAGGGAGGATAATTTGTGCCAAAAGCAGTGCGGCAATCACTACTGGCAGTGTCCGAATAAGAGTGCGCCGATTGGGGGCTCCGCAAAACGCAGGAAGCCCAGCGCGTAGATTAGCTGGGCAATAAGAAAAGCACCCAGTCCAAACACAAAGTGTTGGGGGAATTGCATTTCGAGGAGTACATCCCCGATGGCGGAGAAACTGAGGGCTAGGAAAGTGAAAAGTAGGGTTTTGCCCCGCAGCTCTAGTCTGGCAATCACCATTAGACACAGTATTGGCAGTGCTTTCAGCGCGGGCATCCACAAGTTATCCAATTTCCAGGTATCCAGAAAGATGAATAAAGTGGCACTGACCAGGAACATCGGTAACAGGTAATTACGAAAGTTGTGCTGGGGTGCGGAATTTTCTACGGGCATAGGTACTTACCTTATTTTTATTTTGTATACCTACCCATCAATTTAACGGTTTTCCTCCGCATCATCGATAGCTTGTACTCTCTAATTCCAATTGAGTTTTCTCCAGTGCCGGTTGCGGGACATTTCTGGGGTAATATGGAGCATCGAACATACATGCCCGGCAGTTGTTTGCCTTGAGCACTAGTCATGGAGAGCCTCACCGATGAAAGCGGCCAATATTCTGGAAACAATCGGCAATACCCCCCACGTAAGAATCAATCACCTCTTCCGCCCCGATATAGAGGTTTGGATGAAGGTAGAACGCTTTAATCCGGGCAGCAGCATTAAGGACCGAATTGCCTTGGCGATGATTGAGGATGCGGAGCGTCGTGGGGCCCTGCAGCCCGGCGGGGTAATAATCGAGCCGACCTCTGGTAACACGGGTATTGGGTTGGCGATGGTTGCTGCCGTGAAGGGTTAT
This DNA window, taken from Microbulbifer sp. VAAF005, encodes the following:
- a CDS encoding lysoplasmalogenase family protein, translated to MIAALLLAQIILPAAGDLAPPVLAYLLAILAMAVAAAMHKGDSTLLFAGAVIFMTSDTLIAINKFITPLPLADAAIMLTYYSAQLCILYGIRRAQA
- a CDS encoding S4 domain-containing protein is translated as MEKVRIDKWLWAARFFKTRSIAKQAIEGGKVHADGQRVKASKEVTTGVKLSIRQGWDLLEVEVIALSDQRRGAEIARTLYRETEDSIARREKEKTERQAANAGMQQERPNKKQRRQIHRFLREQE
- the yrfG gene encoding GMP/IMP nucleotidase, with amino-acid sequence MLDWRSIDTVLLDMDGTLLDLHYDNHFWLTHLPKRYAEVHGFDPQEAQLKLEAEINARRGTLEWYCLDFWAEKLELDILSILREIETRIALRPHAEAFLSGLQQLQKPTYLVTNAHRQGLDHKLEITGIDRWFDGIISSHDYGHAKESANFWDSLRDNLEFDPENTLFVDDNQSVLSAAQDYGIAHLLCIRQPDSRGPKREITNFPAIHHFDEIMAFNRSRLDTGSA
- a CDS encoding lysoplasmalogenase family protein codes for the protein MPVENSAPQHNFRNYLLPMFLVSATLFIFLDTWKLDNLWMPALKALPILCLMVIARLELRGKTLLFTFLALSFSAIGDVLLEMQFPQHFVFGLGAFLIAQLIYALGFLRFAEPPIGALLFGHCQ